One stretch of Amycolatopsis sp. NBC_00345 DNA includes these proteins:
- a CDS encoding TetR/AcrR family transcriptional regulator, with the protein MTTAKRKRMPRAERERQMIEVAEQVFSERGYAAASMDEIAELVGVSKPMLYEYFRSKEGLLLACIAESRAALREVTERATVGAETAEEALRRGLLAFFVFIRERRQAWSLLRHEMALIGTPAAEEIEQTRRQQTDLIAALVSGYFDGEDELRAEASAELVVGACERLAIWCERFPAVTPEMATGYAMDMLWSGLSRHGR; encoded by the coding sequence GTGACCACCGCTAAACGCAAGCGCATGCCCCGCGCCGAACGAGAACGGCAGATGATCGAGGTCGCGGAGCAGGTGTTCAGCGAGCGCGGCTACGCGGCGGCCTCGATGGACGAGATCGCCGAGCTGGTGGGCGTGTCGAAGCCGATGCTGTACGAGTACTTCCGCTCGAAGGAGGGCCTGCTGCTGGCGTGCATCGCGGAGTCGCGGGCGGCGTTGCGGGAGGTCACGGAGCGGGCGACGGTCGGCGCGGAGACCGCGGAGGAGGCACTGCGGCGCGGGTTGCTGGCGTTTTTCGTGTTCATCCGCGAGCGCCGCCAGGCCTGGTCGCTGCTGCGGCACGAGATGGCGCTGATCGGCACGCCGGCGGCCGAAGAGATCGAGCAGACCCGCCGTCAACAGACCGATTTGATCGCCGCACTGGTGAGCGGCTACTTCGACGGCGAGGACGAGCTGCGCGCCGAAGCGTCCGCCGAACTCGTCGTCGGCGCCTGCGAGCGGCTCGCGATCTGGTGCGAGCGCTTCCCCGCCGTGACGCCCGAGATGGCGACCGGCTACGCCATGGACATGCTCTGGTCCGGACTGTCACGACACGGTCGCTGA